The following proteins are co-located in the Longimicrobiales bacterium genome:
- a CDS encoding transglycosylase SLT domain-containing protein: protein MIANIKYFTRLILGLGWGSGGRAGRAVVAGLVVMVMAGAATYEGDRDLAVRLAAVDALEARAQHVSALFDGVEQVYEEEVAPIERVLLGYRSDDPQLVRRVAVALVREARRTELEPRLLLAVLLVENPWIDPSAKSFVGAQGLMQVMPFHRGQWKPCEPRLDDIDANICHGAQIFAWNLKATNGNVDKALLRYNGCVRGTNTPDCHQYPNHVYARAGRASVLAWRGGTMGASR from the coding sequence ATGATAGCGAATATCAAGTACTTCACTCGTCTGATACTGGGACTGGGGTGGGGAAGCGGCGGCCGTGCCGGCAGGGCGGTCGTCGCCGGCTTGGTAGTGATGGTTATGGCAGGTGCTGCAACGTACGAAGGAGACCGGGATCTGGCCGTACGGCTGGCAGCGGTCGACGCGCTGGAGGCGCGTGCGCAGCATGTGAGCGCACTCTTCGACGGTGTCGAGCAGGTATATGAGGAAGAGGTCGCACCGATCGAGCGCGTGCTGCTCGGCTACCGGAGCGACGATCCGCAACTCGTCCGGCGCGTCGCGGTGGCGCTCGTGCGGGAAGCACGGCGCACGGAGCTGGAGCCGCGGCTGCTGCTCGCGGTGCTGCTGGTGGAGAATCCGTGGATCGACCCGAGTGCGAAGAGCTTCGTCGGCGCCCAGGGCCTGATGCAGGTGATGCCCTTCCACCGCGGCCAGTGGAAGCCGTGTGAGCCGCGACTGGATGACATTGACGCCAACATCTGCCACGGTGCGCAGATCTTCGCCTGGAACCTGAAGGCGACGAATGGCAACGTGGACAAGGCGCTGCTCCGTTATAACGGCTGCGTTCGCGGTACGAACACACCGGACTGCCACCAGTATCCGAATCACGTCTACGCTCGCGCCGGCCGCGCGTCCGTTCTCGCCTGGCGCGGCGGTACGATGGGAGCATCGCGGTAG
- a CDS encoding CsbD family protein — MADDLNGKAKHVGGKVKEGLGELLGDNKMKREGRLAQHEGEAEQDAERARERVREAEEREAAARLARKQSERSDS; from the coding sequence ATGGCTGACGACCTGAACGGCAAGGCGAAGCACGTCGGTGGCAAGGTGAAGGAAGGCCTCGGCGAGCTCCTGGGCGACAACAAGATGAAGCGCGAAGGCCGGCTGGCCCAGCATGAGGGTGAGGCGGAGCAGGATGCGGAGCGTGCGCGCGAGCGTGTGCGCGAAGCCGAGGAACGGGAGGCTGCTGCGCGGCTCGCACGGAAACAGTCGGAACGTTCGGACTCGTAA
- a CDS encoding HAMP domain-containing sensor histidine kinase gives MFRPVQRLLRLDRLERRLFGWLLLLTLLPMFALLAAGYIVTARSLDWVGTLGPWDRVAESGRTLIDAAGPAAENDAELAVALEIHRRELSSSVVLARRWRFLGERLGAALPWIALLLAIILTALALWVGRRLAVQLARPIKELAGWAEQLPAGGALPGPRPQEAHEVREVRALREAMRVASVRISEAHARALETERVRAWGEMARRVAHEMKNPLTPLRLAAHRLSRHPDADGALREPLDVIQEETGRLEELARQFAVLGRPSTGPASDVDVRELLERMLDSDVPPDIVVRLDAAGDVPLIRAHYDALQRAFRNLIRNAVEAMDVAGTRRELTVGIRTAGPDLRVSVADTGHGIPPERIERLFEPDFTLKAGGTGLGLAVVRQAVAAHGGRVSARSRAGGGAEFIVELPLVARTPDVE, from the coding sequence ATGTTCCGACCCGTGCAGAGGCTGCTGAGGCTCGACCGGCTGGAGCGGCGCCTGTTCGGGTGGCTCCTGCTGCTCACGCTCCTGCCCATGTTCGCGCTGCTCGCCGCCGGCTACATCGTCACCGCACGCTCCCTGGACTGGGTTGGCACGCTCGGCCCCTGGGACAGAGTGGCGGAATCCGGCCGCACACTGATCGATGCCGCCGGGCCGGCCGCGGAGAACGACGCTGAGCTGGCCGTAGCACTGGAAATCCATCGCCGCGAGCTGTCGAGCTCGGTGGTCCTCGCACGGCGGTGGCGCTTTCTCGGCGAGCGGCTGGGCGCGGCACTGCCGTGGATCGCGCTGCTGCTGGCCATCATCCTGACCGCGCTCGCGCTGTGGGTCGGGCGGCGGCTGGCCGTTCAGCTGGCGCGCCCCATCAAGGAGCTGGCTGGCTGGGCCGAGCAGCTGCCGGCCGGTGGCGCCCTGCCCGGCCCGCGTCCCCAGGAAGCTCACGAGGTGCGCGAGGTGCGCGCTCTGCGCGAAGCCATGCGTGTGGCGTCCGTGCGCATCAGCGAAGCGCACGCCCGCGCGCTGGAAACAGAACGCGTGCGCGCGTGGGGAGAGATGGCGCGACGTGTCGCCCACGAGATGAAGAACCCCCTCACGCCGCTGCGCCTCGCCGCGCACCGACTGTCGCGGCATCCGGACGCGGACGGCGCGCTGCGCGAGCCACTCGATGTCATACAGGAGGAGACCGGCCGGCTCGAAGAGCTGGCCCGCCAGTTCGCAGTGCTCGGGCGCCCATCCACGGGGCCGGCCAGCGACGTCGACGTGCGCGAGCTGCTGGAGCGCATGCTCGACAGCGATGTTCCGCCTGACATCGTCGTACGACTCGATGCCGCCGGAGATGTCCCCCTCATTCGCGCGCACTACGACGCACTCCAGCGTGCGTTCCGCAACCTGATCCGTAACGCCGTAGAGGCCATGGACGTCGCCGGGACACGCAGGGAGCTGACGGTCGGCATCCGCACGGCGGGACCGGACCTCCGCGTGTCCGTCGCCGACACCGGCCATGGTATCCCGCCCGAGCGGATCGAGCGGCTGTTCGAGCCGGACTTCACGCTGAAGGCGGGCGGAACAGGATTGGGTCTGGCGGTGGTACGTCAGGCGGTGGCGGCCCACGGCGGCCGCGTCTCCGCCAGGTCGCGGGCGGGCGGTGGTGCGGAGTTCATTGTGGAGCTCCCGCTCGTGGCGCGAACGCCCGATGTCGAATGA
- a CDS encoding BamA/TamA family outer membrane protein, translating to MTARRPHHLPCLLAAAVITLIAQPAAAQEIIVSLLPDSAAERMVEFHNMETTTRLSGDARIGPGTIMRGGVAVLGGRFVVEGTVEGDVVVINGDLLVLPGGTIAGRASVAGGEATITPPGAVAGEVRVYREPLRYRYLDGAIAYVPPDLEEGLSAGRDFAFGRTDIQIASYGAYSRAEGLPIAAGPRVRFGGTHPISARALLIARTAVPPDLDRKRVGYDVRVEQLAAPDLGLTLGARVLSVVTPIESWGLTDRESALATFVLHTDYRDHYEREGWSAFARLARPGTPWQVQLEYRDEEHQRTPVADPVVLFRTSSSWRPEASIAEGSLRSVTAALRYDTRNEERDPSAGWLIEAGVEQGIGGNLVNPGSFDQETGATVSRTANSSFLTGRLDMRRYARLSPYARLSMRVLAAGSIDGGSLPPQRQHALGGEGSLPGYPLFEFDCGARTNFVDVGGDTFHPYYGCDRMAVVQLEYQAGFPFARRVSEALGLGPSLGYLARWVAFFDAGRAWNEPGSRDGRFGGNDDFSVDAGLGIRLGPLGGYWTMPLSGHGHGFNLFVRIAPRI from the coding sequence ATGACCGCTCGTCGTCCACACCACCTTCCATGCCTGCTGGCCGCCGCGGTCATCACGTTGATCGCTCAGCCAGCGGCCGCGCAGGAGATCATCGTCTCCCTGCTGCCCGACAGCGCGGCCGAGCGCATGGTCGAATTCCACAACATGGAGACGACCACCCGGTTGTCGGGCGACGCCCGCATCGGGCCGGGGACCATCATGCGCGGCGGTGTCGCCGTGCTCGGCGGCAGGTTCGTGGTCGAGGGGACGGTCGAGGGCGATGTCGTAGTGATCAACGGCGATCTCCTGGTCCTGCCGGGTGGCACGATCGCCGGACGCGCGAGCGTCGCCGGCGGCGAGGCGACCATTACGCCGCCGGGCGCGGTCGCAGGCGAAGTGCGCGTGTATCGCGAGCCGCTGCGGTACCGCTACCTCGACGGCGCGATCGCCTACGTCCCACCGGATCTGGAGGAAGGACTCTCGGCGGGGCGCGACTTCGCGTTCGGACGTACGGACATCCAGATCGCATCCTACGGTGCCTACAGTCGCGCCGAGGGGCTGCCGATTGCCGCGGGTCCGCGGGTCCGGTTCGGTGGGACGCACCCCATCAGCGCACGCGCACTTCTGATTGCGCGAACCGCCGTGCCGCCTGACCTGGATCGCAAGAGAGTCGGCTACGACGTGCGGGTCGAACAGCTGGCCGCCCCGGACCTCGGTCTGACCCTCGGCGCGCGCGTGCTCTCCGTAGTCACGCCGATCGAGAGCTGGGGCCTCACCGATCGCGAGAGCGCGCTCGCGACGTTCGTGCTGCACACGGATTACCGCGACCATTATGAACGTGAGGGGTGGTCCGCGTTCGCACGGCTCGCACGGCCGGGCACGCCCTGGCAGGTACAGCTCGAGTATCGCGACGAGGAACATCAGCGCACTCCGGTCGCCGATCCCGTCGTACTGTTCCGCACGAGCTCGAGCTGGCGCCCCGAAGCGAGCATCGCAGAGGGATCGCTGCGTTCCGTGACGGCGGCGCTGCGTTATGACACCCGCAACGAGGAACGCGACCCCTCGGCGGGCTGGCTCATTGAAGCGGGCGTGGAGCAGGGGATCGGCGGAAACCTGGTGAACCCCGGCTCGTTCGATCAGGAGACCGGCGCGACCGTCAGTCGCACGGCGAACAGCTCCTTCCTGACGGGCCGCCTGGACATGCGCCGCTATGCGCGGCTCAGCCCTTACGCACGGCTCAGCATGCGCGTGCTCGCGGCCGGCTCGATCGACGGCGGCTCCCTGCCACCGCAGCGACAGCATGCGCTCGGCGGCGAGGGGTCACTGCCGGGGTACCCGTTGTTCGAGTTCGACTGCGGTGCGCGCACCAACTTCGTCGATGTCGGGGGTGACACGTTCCACCCCTACTACGGCTGTGACCGCATGGCCGTGGTGCAGCTGGAGTATCAGGCCGGGTTCCCGTTCGCACGCCGCGTCAGTGAGGCTCTCGGCCTCGGACCCTCCCTCGGATACCTGGCCCGCTGGGTGGCTTTCTTCGATGCCGGCCGCGCCTGGAACGAGCCCGGCTCCCGCGACGGCCGCTTCGGCGGCAACGACGACTTCTCCGTCGACGCGGGACTCGGTATCCGGCTGGGACCGCTCGGCGGATACTGGACGATGCCGCTGTCCGGACACGGCCACGGCTTCAACCTGTTCGTCCGGATCGCGCCGCGGATCTGA
- a CDS encoding GAF domain-containing sensor histidine kinase, which translates to MIDADAARTRRRQLDAHSHPDDVSGAQPPAQTGDDTTADTALRTELELARRRAAFLSEASSILVATSLDFETTLTALARLAVSRLADWCAIHRIDEGGTLVRAVVSHRDPSLDEPLTELVDRALNDRWRSTVRSVAGTGRSQVQAQLKADTWFVTDGVDPGLLDRVATGSAMITPLTGRGDVLGAITLVSTERGRSFNDEELGLAEELGRRAAIALDNARLYRQAHEANRVKADFLAVMSHELRTPLNAIMGYTDLLDAGVSGDLNDRQHHQLDRIRASARHLLQLIEEILSFARMEAGAEEVQLEKVRADDLVRDVAAGIQPLAESKGLSFDVEMQDEDVTIHTDPAKARQILMNLLSNAVKFTERGGVTLRLRANARRVHFDIIDTGIGIPQEQMDRIYDPFWQLERPNTRRVGGTGLGLSVSRRYTRLLRGELAVESRPDRGTSVTVSLPLHRETTVPQG; encoded by the coding sequence GTGATTGACGCCGACGCCGCCAGGACGCGGCGCCGGCAGCTCGACGCGCACTCCCATCCTGATGACGTCAGCGGCGCGCAACCGCCGGCGCAGACGGGAGATGATACGACGGCAGACACTGCCCTTCGCACGGAGCTGGAGCTCGCGCGGCGGCGCGCGGCGTTCCTGTCCGAGGCGAGCAGTATCCTCGTGGCCACGTCGCTCGATTTCGAGACGACGCTCACAGCGCTCGCGCGACTCGCGGTTTCGCGCCTGGCGGACTGGTGCGCGATTCACCGCATCGACGAGGGCGGCACACTCGTCCGCGCGGTCGTGTCGCATCGTGATCCTTCCCTGGACGAACCTCTCACCGAGCTGGTGGACCGGGCGCTCAACGACCGCTGGCGCAGCACCGTCCGCAGTGTTGCCGGCACGGGCCGGTCACAGGTCCAGGCGCAGCTGAAGGCCGATACGTGGTTCGTAACGGACGGAGTCGACCCCGGCCTTCTGGACCGTGTGGCGACGGGGTCCGCGATGATCACGCCGCTCACCGGCCGCGGCGATGTCCTCGGTGCGATCACACTCGTGTCGACCGAGCGCGGCCGTTCCTTCAATGACGAGGAACTGGGCCTTGCCGAAGAGCTCGGGCGGCGGGCCGCGATCGCGCTCGACAATGCCCGTCTCTACCGCCAGGCACACGAGGCGAATCGCGTCAAGGCAGACTTCCTCGCCGTCATGTCCCACGAGTTGCGCACGCCGCTCAATGCCATCATGGGATATACCGACCTGCTCGATGCCGGCGTCTCCGGCGACCTGAACGACCGCCAGCACCATCAGCTGGACCGGATCCGTGCGAGCGCGCGTCATCTGCTTCAGCTCATTGAGGAGATCCTCAGCTTCGCGCGCATGGAAGCGGGTGCGGAGGAGGTGCAGCTCGAGAAGGTCCGCGCGGACGATCTCGTTCGTGACGTCGCCGCGGGAATTCAGCCGCTCGCGGAGTCCAAGGGGCTGAGCTTCGACGTGGAGATGCAGGACGAGGACGTGACGATCCACACGGACCCGGCCAAGGCGCGCCAGATCCTCATGAACCTGCTGTCGAACGCGGTGAAATTCACGGAGCGGGGCGGGGTGACGCTGCGCCTGCGTGCGAATGCCAGGCGGGTGCACTTCGACATCATCGACACGGGCATCGGCATACCGCAGGAGCAGATGGACCGCATCTACGACCCGTTCTGGCAGCTGGAGCGGCCGAATACGCGCCGCGTCGGGGGAACGGGTCTCGGACTCAGCGTATCGCGTCGCTATACGCGGCTGCTCCGCGGAGAGCTCGCCGTGGAGAGCCGGCCTGACAGGGGAACGAGTGTCACCGTGTCGCTACCGCTGCACCGCGAGACGACCGTGCCGCAGGGCTGA
- a CDS encoding NAD(P)/FAD-dependent oxidoreductase produces the protein MTTEIQDAIIVGGGPAGLSAAMWLGRYQRSVLLFDAGEPRNEPAWAVHGYPGIVDPSPLELRRRLQQQALGEGVETVEGEIVKIEGAKDAFTAYSQDGQVHSARRVILAYGLRDYLPDIEGLEQLYGTSVFHCPDCDGPSFADTHIGVVGWNRYGASLALYLRHWTSEVTLLAHGHELDLTDDESGVVHGSGIEIVADPVVRVTGHGGNLTQAEFADRDPLRLDALFFHLGSEPRCELAEQLGCELDEDGYVVVDKGQETSVPGVHAVGDITGQPHLASIAAAEGVRAALAIHRSLLPSDRNLG, from the coding sequence ATGACGACTGAGATACAGGACGCCATCATTGTCGGAGGTGGTCCCGCCGGCCTGTCAGCCGCGATGTGGCTCGGACGCTATCAGCGCAGTGTACTCCTGTTCGACGCGGGCGAGCCCCGTAACGAGCCGGCGTGGGCGGTGCACGGCTATCCCGGGATCGTGGACCCATCACCTCTCGAGCTGCGGCGCCGGCTCCAGCAGCAGGCGCTGGGGGAGGGCGTCGAGACGGTCGAAGGGGAGATCGTGAAGATCGAAGGCGCCAAGGACGCGTTCACGGCATACTCACAGGATGGTCAGGTCCACTCCGCCCGGCGCGTCATTCTGGCGTACGGCCTGCGCGACTACCTGCCCGACATCGAGGGCCTGGAGCAGCTGTACGGTACGTCGGTCTTCCACTGTCCCGACTGTGACGGCCCCTCGTTCGCTGACACGCACATTGGCGTAGTGGGCTGGAACCGCTACGGCGCCAGTCTAGCCCTGTATCTGCGACACTGGACGTCCGAGGTCACGCTGCTTGCTCATGGCCACGAGCTCGACCTCACCGATGACGAAAGCGGTGTGGTCCACGGCAGCGGTATTGAGATCGTGGCCGACCCCGTCGTGCGCGTCACTGGCCATGGCGGCAATCTGACGCAGGCGGAGTTCGCGGATCGTGATCCGCTCCGTCTCGACGCCCTGTTCTTCCACCTCGGATCCGAGCCGCGCTGCGAGCTGGCCGAACAACTCGGCTGTGAGCTCGACGAAGATGGCTACGTCGTCGTCGACAAGGGGCAGGAGACCTCGGTGCCCGGCGTGCACGCCGTCGGAGACATCACCGGCCAGCCGCACCTCGCCTCCATTGCCGCCGCTGAAGGCGTACGCGCCGCGCTCGCCATACACCGGTCGCTGCTACCTTCGGATCGGAATCTGGGCTGA
- a CDS encoding sigma-54 dependent transcriptional regulator, whose amino-acid sequence MADILIVDDEPNIRRLLASLLEAEGHAARTAASGEDGLTAVADREPDVVLLDLALPGANGLEILATLHTTHPALPVVMMSGRATLTDAVRATKIGAFHFIEKPLSAEAVLLTVASAIELRRARELTRTLTAELSAGARLVGSSRVLQRVRGLIEQVAPTDARVLITGESGTGKEMAAAALHELSPRAAGPFVRVNSAAIPRELVESEMFGHERGAFTSAHEARRGRFELADGGTLFLDEVADLGMEAQAKLLRAIETGTIERIGGQAPIRVDVRMIAATNRNLEAEMATGRFRDDLYYRLNVLRIHMPPLRERLDDVPELVEHLMQRLRQRHGLAPPVMTPEALETLRRYQWPGNVRELANVCERLAILYPGRDVGRRELAGVIAADAAARPVSAHEEAPLHERMDAFERELIERTLDAAEGSVADAARRLRTDRANLYRRMKRLGIER is encoded by the coding sequence ATGGCCGACATCCTGATCGTCGACGATGAGCCCAACATCCGGCGACTCCTCGCGAGTCTGCTGGAAGCGGAGGGTCACGCGGCCAGGACGGCGGCATCCGGGGAGGACGGCCTGACAGCCGTAGCAGACCGCGAGCCGGACGTGGTGCTGCTCGATCTGGCGCTGCCCGGCGCGAACGGCCTCGAGATCCTCGCGACACTGCACACCACACATCCTGCGCTGCCCGTCGTCATGATGAGCGGACGCGCGACACTGACGGACGCAGTGCGTGCGACGAAGATCGGGGCTTTCCACTTCATCGAGAAACCACTCTCGGCCGAGGCCGTGCTGCTGACGGTGGCCAGCGCGATCGAGCTGCGTCGCGCGCGCGAGCTCACGCGCACCCTCACCGCCGAATTGAGCGCTGGTGCGCGGCTCGTGGGCTCGAGCCGCGTACTCCAGCGCGTGCGCGGCCTGATCGAGCAAGTGGCGCCGACGGACGCACGCGTGCTGATCACAGGCGAAAGCGGCACGGGCAAGGAGATGGCCGCCGCGGCGCTGCACGAGCTATCACCGCGCGCGGCCGGGCCCTTCGTGCGTGTGAACAGCGCAGCCATTCCGCGCGAGCTCGTCGAGTCCGAGATGTTCGGCCACGAGCGCGGCGCGTTCACGAGTGCCCACGAGGCTCGGCGCGGCCGCTTCGAGCTGGCAGATGGCGGCACGCTGTTTCTCGACGAGGTCGCCGATCTCGGGATGGAGGCGCAGGCAAAACTGCTGCGCGCGATCGAGACCGGCACGATCGAGCGGATCGGCGGTCAGGCGCCCATCCGGGTCGATGTCCGCATGATCGCCGCGACGAACCGCAACCTGGAAGCCGAGATGGCGACGGGTCGCTTTCGCGACGATCTGTATTATCGTTTGAACGTGCTGCGCATCCACATGCCGCCGCTGCGCGAACGGCTGGATGATGTGCCGGAGCTGGTCGAGCATCTGATGCAGCGGCTGCGGCAGCGGCACGGACTCGCGCCGCCGGTCATGACACCGGAAGCGCTGGAAACGCTCCGTCGCTATCAGTGGCCCGGCAACGTGCGCGAGCTGGCGAACGTCTGCGAACGGCTCGCCATCCTGTATCCCGGGCGGGACGTCGGACGGCGGGAGCTGGCGGGAGTGATCGCAGCGGATGCCGCCGCTCGGCCGGTCTCTGCCCACGAGGAGGCGCCGCTCCACGAGCGCATGGATGCGTTCGAACGGGAGCTGATCGAGCGCACGCTCGATGCGGCCGAAGGCAGTGTGGCGGACGCAGCGCGGAGGCTGCGGACGGATCGTGCCAATCTCTATCGCCGCATGAAGAGACTCGGGATCGAGCGATGA
- a CDS encoding DUF4390 domain-containing protein translates to MQLALALVLLTAAAGMPDPPADSVRLRQERPLTIVIDEANGNRPVVRVGPVLGDDELEDAATSGLPLRVRVRVELWKDRLFDQLVDTTSWSTVIVHEPISEQFFVRSLPATRGSRRASTFASAREAVESEYLLSMRPRGAGQYYYTVSLQIETLSVSDLEELERWLQGELQPAVSGQRSVPGAIGQGAKRLMLRLLDLPERRYEARTGRFRIG, encoded by the coding sequence ATGCAGCTCGCGCTCGCACTCGTCCTGTTGACCGCCGCGGCCGGCATGCCGGACCCGCCAGCGGACAGCGTGCGTCTGCGGCAGGAGCGACCGCTCACGATCGTGATCGATGAAGCAAACGGCAATCGCCCGGTGGTTCGGGTCGGACCGGTGCTCGGCGACGATGAGCTCGAAGATGCCGCCACGTCGGGCCTCCCGCTGAGGGTCCGCGTGCGCGTCGAGCTCTGGAAGGACCGGCTCTTCGATCAGCTCGTCGATACCACGAGCTGGTCGACGGTAATCGTCCACGAGCCGATCAGCGAGCAGTTCTTCGTGCGTTCGCTGCCCGCGACACGCGGGTCGCGGCGTGCCTCGACCTTCGCGTCGGCACGGGAGGCGGTCGAGTCCGAGTACCTGCTCAGCATGAGGCCGCGCGGCGCCGGACAGTACTACTACACGGTATCTCTCCAGATCGAGACGCTGTCCGTCTCCGACCTCGAGGAACTCGAGAGGTGGCTCCAGGGCGAGCTGCAGCCGGCCGTGAGTGGACAGCGGTCAGTGCCGGGTGCGATCGGGCAGGGCGCCAAACGGTTGATGCTGCGGCTGCTCGATCTCCCCGAGCGACGCTACGAAGCCCGGACGGGACGGTTCCGCATCGGCTGA
- a CDS encoding acyl-CoA reductase produces the protein MQRIAAHHLPLDCAGGIEQVVAESGRVRAVVPAMDAATIDRVCTRLLAARVELAAMPVSRVVRSIDTAARRLLDPAEPERGQVLESLRDISGFSDAMAAHVLDRVVTDWLAPQLEQLVHVELGGADAVESFTRTAGGRRVRAVAPPLGLHVFSGNVPGVGVTSIVRALLVRSAVLGKSAATEPSLAPAFARLLAEVDPELGSCVAITYWRGGDRAIEDAALARVGLVVQYGAAEAVAALRARAPAHVHFVEHGPRISFAVIAAADDRNVHAAAGNLARAVALFDQQGCVSPQLAYVIGTAETARVFARAAADALGDLQVELPRGRISAAEAVAIRDLRTSAEFGAIAGRGGELWAGHDLSYSVILSADPTFQGSCLNRTLLVKHVPDLVDVLRAIAPVGHLLQTVGLSGFPPEKLTAVAASLADAGARRITTVADMPWPSPGWHHDGRGPLRELVQWCDLDPDLASLCG, from the coding sequence ATGCAGCGCATTGCCGCCCACCACCTGCCGCTGGACTGCGCAGGAGGCATCGAGCAGGTCGTGGCCGAGAGTGGGCGGGTGCGTGCCGTCGTCCCGGCCATGGACGCTGCGACTATCGACCGCGTATGCACCCGGCTCCTGGCCGCGCGCGTCGAGCTGGCTGCCATGCCGGTATCCCGTGTCGTGCGATCCATCGATACTGCGGCGCGACGCCTGCTCGACCCGGCGGAACCCGAACGCGGCCAGGTGCTCGAGTCGCTGCGCGACATCTCCGGCTTCTCCGATGCAATGGCAGCGCATGTCCTCGACCGAGTGGTCACCGACTGGCTGGCACCGCAGCTGGAGCAACTGGTTCACGTCGAGCTGGGCGGCGCGGATGCAGTCGAGTCGTTCACGCGCACGGCCGGCGGGCGGCGTGTGCGGGCTGTTGCCCCGCCGCTCGGACTCCACGTCTTTTCCGGCAACGTGCCCGGTGTCGGCGTCACATCCATCGTGCGGGCTCTGCTCGTCCGCTCGGCCGTGCTCGGCAAGTCCGCAGCGACCGAGCCGTCACTGGCCCCTGCTTTCGCACGGCTGCTCGCCGAAGTCGATCCCGAGCTCGGCAGCTGCGTCGCCATCACATACTGGCGCGGCGGTGATCGCGCCATCGAGGATGCCGCGCTCGCGCGGGTCGGGCTCGTCGTGCAGTATGGCGCGGCCGAAGCCGTCGCGGCCCTGCGCGCGCGCGCGCCTGCGCACGTGCATTTCGTAGAGCATGGACCGCGTATCTCCTTCGCCGTAATCGCCGCCGCCGACGACAGAAACGTGCACGCTGCGGCCGGGAATCTCGCGCGCGCGGTCGCATTGTTCGATCAGCAGGGCTGCGTTTCGCCTCAGCTCGCCTACGTGATCGGCACGGCCGAAACAGCGCGCGTTTTCGCCCGTGCCGCGGCTGACGCGCTCGGCGATCTCCAGGTCGAGCTGCCGCGTGGTCGCATCAGCGCCGCCGAGGCCGTCGCGATCCGCGATCTGCGCACCAGCGCAGAGTTCGGCGCCATTGCAGGGCGCGGTGGTGAGCTCTGGGCAGGGCACGACCTGTCCTATTCCGTCATCCTCTCCGCGGATCCGACATTTCAGGGGTCCTGCCTCAACCGGACCCTGCTCGTGAAGCACGTCCCGGATCTGGTGGACGTGCTACGGGCCATCGCGCCCGTCGGTCACCTGCTGCAGACCGTTGGCCTCTCCGGGTTCCCGCCCGAAAAGCTGACCGCCGTCGCCGCGTCGCTCGCGGATGCCGGCGCCAGGCGCATCACGACCGTGGCGGACATGCCATGGCCGTCTCCCGGCTGGCACCACGACGGACGCGGACCGCTCCGCGAGCTGGTTCAATGGTGTGACCTGGACCCGGACCTGGCTTCACTTTGCGGTTGA